GAACCACGCACGTTTCGAATGGCGCATCCGCGAAGGCCGCGTCGAAGATGCCAAGGACCTGATGCTCGCCGCTTCGACCAGCGCCGAGGCGCTCGGCAATCCGGCGGCATGGGGCAACCGCAGACGCGCACTGGCGCGCGGCGAAATGCGGTCGGGCGATCCTGAGCGCGCCTACGCGATGGCCTCGCGTCATTTTCTGACGGAAGGGTCGGACTACGCCGATTTGGAATGGCTGTCGGGCTATATCGCGCTGCGGTTCCTGAAAGATCCCCGCCGCGCGCTGGCCCATTTCCAGAACCACGATTCCGTTGTTGAATCCCCCATCAGCCAGGGCCGCGCGGGATACTGGCAGGGCCGCGCGCTCGAAGTCGCGGGCGACACGGAGGGCGCGATGGCGGCCTACCGCGCCGGTGCGGATTTCCAGACCTCTTTCTACGGCCTGCTGGCCGCCGAACGCGCGGGCGTGCCTTTCCCCGACAAACTCAAAGGCCTGCCGCCGGAGCAGGACTGGCGCAGCAGCCCTCTGGCACGCGCGCCGCTGTTCGAGGCGGGGTTGCTGTTGCAGGCCTCCGGCGAGCTGGACCTTGCAGAACGCTTCTGGACCCACCTGGCGGGACAGTTGATGGAGGACGACCTGCATCTTCTGGGACAGGCCGCGATTGACGCCGGGCAGCCGCATATCGCGGTGATGATCGGCAAGCGGGCGGCCCAGCGCGGGCTGGAGATCGCAGCACCCTATTACGCGCTGCATCCGCTCAAGGATGCGGACCTGCCCATGGCCCCCGAGATGAGCCTTGCCATCGCCCGCCGCGAGAGCGAATTCGATCCCGACGTGCAATCCTCCGTCGGCGCGCGCGGCCTGATGCAACTGATGCCCGCGACCGCGCGGGAAGTGGCGCAAGGGCTCGGGATCCTGCCCCAGCACACCACCGACCGCCTGACCGCCGATCCGGTCTATAACGCGCGGCTGGGGTCGCAATACCTCAGCGAACTGGCAGGGCGGTTCAACGGCAACGTGGTGATGATGTCGGCGGGGTATAACGCGGGGCCCAGCCGCCCGATCAGATGGATGGAAGACTACGGCGATCCCCGCGACGGGGATATCGATATCGTCGACTGGATCGAGATGATCCCGTTTCGCGAGACGCAGAACTACGTCATGCGGGTGACCGAGAGCCTGCCCATCTACCGGGCACGGCTGGGGCGCGAGGCGCTGCCGATCCCCTTCTACGAAGAGCTCATCGGCTCAACCCTGAACGCGTTCGCGCCAGAAGGTGAATAGCCCAGCGGCCACGATAATTGTCGCGCCGATGGCGACGTTCGTGCTGACCGTTTCGCCAAAGATCGAGATGCCGATCAGGCTGGCAAAGACCAGTTGCAGGTAGGCAAAGGGCTGCACCGCGCTGGCCTCTGCGACCTCGTAGCAGCGGATCAGCAGCCAGTGGCCCGTGACGCCGGTGAAACACAGGCAGATCATCCAGCCCCAGTCAGGGCGGGTCATCGGCTCCCAGAAGGCAGCGCCGATCGCGGTCATCGCGACGGCCCCCACCACACCTGTCCAGAAGAAGCTGGTCGCGGTCTTGTCGCGGCGCCCCGCGTAGCGTGTCAGCAGGCCGTAAACCGCGAACATCGCCGCCGCCAGCAGCGGGATCAGGGCCGCCGGGTCGAACACCGCCGCACCGGGGCGCAGGATGATCAGCACCCCGACAAAACCCACCCCGATTGCCGCCCAGCGCCGCCACCCGACACGTTCGCCCAGCACCGGCCCCGACAGCGCGGCGATCAGCAACGGATAGCAGGTAAAGACCGCGTGGCTTTCGACCAGACCCAGCACCGTGAACGCGGCGACCATCACGCAAATCTCGGTCGACAGCAGAAGGCCGCGGGTGATCTGCAGAACCGGCTGCGAGGTTTTCGCCGCCGCACGGATACCGCCCGCACGGCGTTTCGCGATCGCAATCACGAAAGCCGCGAAGAACCAGTAGCGGATCATCACGATCATCAGCACGTTGTATTCCGCCGCCAGATGGCGCGATATGCCGTCCTGCACCGCGAAGATGAAGGTCGTGACGATCATCAGCAGGATACCGAGAGGCACATTGTTGCTTTGGGTCATGTCATCCGCGCCTTCGTCATATGTCGCTTGCGGCCAAATCCGGGCACCCGCTCCACGGCAAATCCTGCCTCCTCCAGCCCGCGCCGGACGAAACCGGCGGCGGTGTAGGTAGCAGCCGTGCCACCCGCCGCCGTGTGGCGCGCCACCTGCGCCATGAGTTCAGCAGACCACAGTTCGGGGTTCTTGGCGGGGGAGAACCCGTCGAGAAACCACGCGTCCGCCCTGCCCTCCCACCAGGGCAGGGTGCCGCGCGCATCGCCATGGATGACCTCGAGCACGAAATCCGCGCCCTCGACACGGCGGGGAAATGTTTCGAGATCGCACAGTACGGACACCGGCAGGGTCTCCCAGACCGACAGCGCCTGCCGCAGGTCCGGCATGGACATCGCGAAGGCCTCGAAGCTGGTGAAGCGCAGCCTGCCCGCGCAGCCTGCGTTGCGGAAAGCTTGCAGCGCCACGAGGAAATTCAGGCCGGTCCCGAACCCCAGTTCGGCGATGTGAAACCCGTCGCGGAACCGCGCGGGCAGGCCGTTGCCCTCCAGAAAGACGTGCCGCGTCTCTGCCGCGCCGTTGTCGAGGCTGAAATACGGGTCATCGAATCGGGTCGAAACCGGCACACCGCCCTCGCGCCACTCAAGTTCTGCGGTCTGGTCCTGCACGGCCCTGCCCTATATCACCGAAGTCAGGCGCAATCTGCGCCCAAACCGAAGGGGTGGCAATGACCGATCTGACGATTCGAGGCGCGGGAATCTTCGGCCTGTCGATCGCCTGGGCCGCGGTGCAGCGCGGCGCGCGGGTGCGCGTGATCGATCCCTTTGGGCCGGGCGCCGGGTCGAGCGGCGGCATCGTCGGTGCCCTCGCCCCGCATGTGCCGGAAAACTGGAACCCCAAGAAGGCGTTCCAGCTCGACAGTTTGCTGATGGCCGAACGGTTCTGGGCCGAGGTGGCAGAGGCTGGCGGCACCGATCCCGGTTACACGCGCAGCGGCAGGTTGCAGCCCATCGCCGATGACGCGGCACTGGCGCTGGCGCGCAGCCGCGAAGGGACTGCCCGCACGCTCTGGCAGGGCCATGCGATCTGGGAGGTGACAGACCGCCCCGCAGACGGCTGGGCCCCCGATAGCGCCACGGGCAAGCTGGTTCGCGATACGCTCAGCGCGCATCTGCACCCGCGCCGCGCCTGCGACGCGCTTGTGGCCGCGCTGACCGCACGCGGCGCCGATATCGTCCGCGATGGCCCCGACGAGGGGCCCGTTGTCTGGGCGACCGGCATCGCGGGGCTTGAGGCGCTTAACGCCGGACATCCCCGCCTTGTCGGCGCGGGCGTGAAAGGGCAGGCCGCTCTTCTGGAGTATGACGCGGCAGGCAAGCCGCAGCTTTTCGCCGATACCATCCACATTATCCCGCATCTCGACGGGACGGTGGCAATCGGCTCCACCTCGGAACGCGAGTATGACGATCTGTCGACCGACGCGCAGCTGGACGCGGTGATCGCCCGCGCCCGCGCTGCCGTGCCCGCGCTGTCCAGCGCTCCCGTCGTGGCCCGCTGGGCTGGCATCCGCCCGCGCGCGCGCAGCCGTGCGCCGATGCTGGGCCCCTGGCCGGGGCGGCCGGGGCATTTCATCGCCAACGGGGGGTTCAAGATCGGCTTTGGCATGGCGCCCAAGGTCGCGCAGGTCATGGCCGACCTCGTTCTGGACGGGCGCGACACGATCCCCGAGGGGTTTCGCGTGGAGGACAACCTGTGAAACCCGCCCTCGATTCGCTCGACCATCTGGTTCTGACCGTGGCGGATATCGACACCACATGCGCCTTCTACCGCGATGTGCTGGGCATGACCGCGCAGGTGTTCACCGTGGCCGATGGCACGACCCGCCACGCGCTGCGCTTTGGCGCGATGAAGATCAACCTGCACCTGCACGGCGCCGAGTTTGAGCCCAAGGCGGCACAGGTCCAGCCCGGATCGGCGGATCTGTGTTTCCTGTCCTCGGCCCCCCTGTCCGACTGGCTGTCGCATCTGCGCGAAACAGGGATCACCGTCGAAGAAGGCCCGGTGCCCCGCACGGGGGCCACCGGGCCGCTGGTGTCGATCTATTTGCGCGATCCCGACGGAAACCTGATCGAGATCGCCAATCGGGTCTAGCCGTCGACGCGGGCCTTCAGCGCTTCCATCAGCTCGGTCAGCTCCTTGACGTAGATTTCGCCCTTGAGATGACCGTTGTCGTCGAACTGGTCGCTGCAGTTGGCCAGATGGATCTCGGGTCCCTGCAGGATTTTGGGGCGGAAGGGCACCATAAAGCTGCGCAGGATTAGCTGCGCGCGTTCGCCGCCAGCACGCCCCGCTGCCGCCGACATCACCGCCAGCGGCTTGCCGCCCCACGGCTTGATGTCCGACCGGCTGATCCAGTCGAGCGCATTTTTCAGCGCGCCGGAGGGGCCCTTGTTGTACTCTGTCGTGGAAATCAGCACGGCATCGGCATCCGCCAGTTGCTGTGCCACCGCATCCACCGCCGCAGGGACGCCGTGGGCGGCTTCGTCGTCTTCGTTGAACAGCGGGAAATTGATATCCGCGAGCGTCAATTCCGCGTCCCCGTACAGGCGCGCGGCCTCGCGCAAAAGCTTGGTGTTGAAGCTTTCGGCGCGTAGCGAACCGGAAATGCCGATTAGTTTATGGGTCATGGTGCGTTCCTCGTTCAATCCGTTTGACCCAATGGTGTTCCGGCGAACGGGAATCTCAAGCAACGGCACCGAACAACCTTTGTGCATCCACGCATTAAAAAACCCCCGGTGCAGTCGCACCGGGGGTTCTGTCTGTCGGGTCTGGCTGCGATCAGGCCGGGTTTGGCAGGATCACGATTTCCACGCGGCGGTTCTGGCGCTTGCCTTCGGGCGTCAGATTGGACGCGACCGGCTGGCTTTCGCCGCGACCGAAGGTCTGGATCCGGCTGCCGGGAACGCCGTTCGATGTCAGCACGGCGGCAACCGCGCGGGCGCGGCTTTCGGACAGCTGCTGGTTATACGCCGCCTCTCCGTCGCTGTCGGTGTGACCGATGATCTGCAACGTCGAGTTCTTGTAGACCTGCACGTTCTGCGCGAGCGCTGCGAGATCGCCCTGAATACCGGGGCTGACGGCCGCGCTGTCGGTGTTGAACGTGATGTCCTGTGGCAAGGTCACGATCAGACGGTCGCCGGTGTTGGTGATGACCACGCGCGCGTCCATCTGGCGGCGCAGTTCGGCCTCTTGCCGGTCGAGGGAGTACCCAACGCCCGCGCCCAATGCGCCGCCGATGATCGCGCCCTGAAGCGCGCCCTGATCGCGGTTGCCGTCGCCTTTGCTGAGCGCGCCGATCACGGCACCGGAGGCCGCGCCGATCAGCGCGCCGTTCTTGGCTTTCTGGTTCGGATCGCCCGGCTGCGCCAGAATAGACCCGTTCGGATCGGTACAGCCCGCAAGGGCAACGATGCCCGCCATTGAAGCGGCCAGGGTGGATTTCGTAAACGTCATAGTCTTACTGCCTTACTGTTGCGGCCTCGTTCGGGCGAAGCGTCTTGGGATACCCCTTAACATAAGCCTTCCGGCGGCAGGACAAAACGTCACTCTGCGCGAAATCGGCGACATCCCGCCCATGACCATGCAATCAGCGGCTGTCGGCGCGCGCACCTTCGTAGGCGAGCATGGCGCGTTTCATCGGCAGACCCCAGTGATAGCCGCCCAGCCCGCCGGTAGAGCGCAGAACCCGGTGGCAGGGGATGAGATAGCCGATCGGATTGCGCCCCACCGCGGTGCCTACCGCACGCACCGCTTTCGGGGCGCCGATGGCCTCGGCGATTGTGCCGTAGGTCGTGACCTGCCCCTCCGGCAGACGCAGCAGCGCCTCCCACACCTTGATCTGGAACGGCGCGCCGATCAGGTAGAGTGGCACCTTTTCCAGCGAGCTGTCCAACCCGAAGGCGCTGCGAACCCAAGGGCGCAGACGCGCGGGATCTTCGGTAAACCGCGCCGCAGGCCAACGGCCCCGCAGATCCTCCATCGCGGCAGGCTTGCCCACTTCCGCAGCCAGCGACAGACCGCAGATGCCCCTGTCGGTCCCCATGACCAGCGCTGGGCCGAACGGGCTGTCAAACCAGCCCCAGAAAATCTCGAGCGTGGCACCGCCCTTGGCGTAGTCACCGGGGCTCATCGCCTCCCACCGCAAAAACAGGTCATGCAGGCGGCCAGTGCCCGACAGGCCCAGCGAGGTCGCGGCATCCAGTGTGGTGAACCTGTCGCGCAGAAGTGCCTTTGCGTGGCCCAGCATCAGGTATTGCTGGAACCGCTTGGGCGAAACCCCCGCCCATGCGCTGAAAACGCGCTGGAAGTGCGCGGCGCTCATCCCCATGTCGTCGGCCAGCCTGTCCAGCGTCACCGGCTCTGGCGCGGCGTCGATCAATTCGATCGCGCGGCGGATCACACCGTAGTGATAGGCCATCTCGGAGGTGCCGGGGCTGTGAGGGGGGCTGATATCGTTCATGGCGCCAGAATATGCCACGCCCGCCTTGCACGCGACCCGAAACCTGCGCATACCAACGCCCATGGAAAAGCCGTCCAAACAGCTCGATTATCACACCATCCGCGCCATTATGGAGCGGTTTCGCACGGCTGAACCCGAACCAAAGGGCGAGCTGGAGCATGTGAATGTCTACACGCTGGTCGTTGCGGTCGCGCTGTCCGCGCAGGCAACGGACGCGGGGGTGAACAAGGCGACGCGCAGCTTGTTCAAGATCGCCGATACACCCCAGAAAATGCTCGACCTCGGTCTCGAAGGGCTTACCGAGCATATCAAGACCATCGGGCTGTTCCGCCAGAAGGCGAAGAACGTCATCAAGCTGAGCCAGATCCTCGTCGATGACTACGGCGGGGAAGTGCCCAGTTCGCGCGCGGCCCTGCAATCGCTGCCGGGCGTGGGGCGCAAGACCGCGAATGTGGTGCTGAACATGTGGTGGCATCACCCGTCGCAGGCTGTCGATACGCATATTTTCCGCGTCGGCAACCGCACCGGCATCGCTCCGGGCAAGACCGTGGAAACTGTCGAACGCGCGATCGAGGATCACATCCCGGCTGAGTACCAGCTGCACGCGCATCACTGGTTGATTTTGCACGGACGCTATCATTGCAAGGCGCGCAAACCGCTGTGCCGGACCTGCCTGATCAACGATCTCTGCCAATTCAAGGAAAAGACCGAATGAAGACTTACGACATCGTCGGCATCGGCAACGCCGTGGTCGATGTGATTACCCATGCCGATAACGCCTTTCTCGATAACATGGGGATCGAGAAGGGGATCATGCAGCTGATCGAACAGGACCGCGCCGAAATCCTGTACGGTGCCATGGGCGAGCGTATCGAAACCCCCGGCGGCGCGGCTGCCAACACCATCGCCGGTGCCGGTGCGCTGGGGATGCAGGCCGCGTTCATCGGGCGCGTGCGCGACGACGGGCTGGGCCGGTTCTATGCCAGCGCGATGACCGACCACGGGATCGACTTCGTCAATCCGCCGGTGGCGGACGGCGATGCGCCGACCTCGCGCAGCATGATCTTCGTCACGCCCGACGGCGAGCGGTCGATGAACACCTATCTGGGCATCTCGACCGGGCTGAGTTCGGCGGATGTGCCGCAGAACGTGACCGGCAATGCCAAGATCATGTTCCTCGAAGGATATCTGTTCGACCGCGACGAGGGCAAGACCGCCTTCCGTCAGGCCGCGCGCAGCGCGAAAGCGGGCGGCGGCAAGGCCGGTATCGCCATATCCGATCCTTTTTGCGTCGAGCGCCACCGCTCGGATTTCCTGCATATGATCGAAAACGACCTCGACTTTGTCATCGGCAACGAGGCCGAGATCAAATCCCTGTTCGAGACCGAAGACCTCGAAGAGGCGCTGTCGCGCACCACCGAGATCTGCAAAACCGTGGTCTGTACCCGCTCGGGCGACGGGGTGACGGCCATCGAAGGGTTCAAACGTGTCGACGTGCCCGTGACCCGGGTTGTCCCCGTGGACGCCACAGGCGCGGGCGACCAGTTCGCGGCGGGGTTCCTCTTTGGCATGGCACAGGGGCGCGATCTGGAAGTCTGCGCGCGTATGGGCAACCTCTGCGCCGCCGAGGTCATTTCGCACGTGGGCCCGCGCCCGGAACGCGACATGCTCGCAGAGTTCCGTACCGCCGGCCTGATCTGATGCTGACAGACGGCTTTCACGACGTTGCCGAAGGGCACGTCGCGGTGATCGTAACGCATCTGGAGATGCACGCGCTGCCGGACCTGCCCGATGCCACACTGCCCGATGACATTGCCTTTCGACGTATCGAGCGGCCCACACCGGAATGGTACAGGGATGTCTTCTTTCGCGTGGGATCGCAGGACTGGCTCTGGAACGAGCGGTTGCGCATGTCGGACAAGGCCCTGCGCGACGTGATCCAGGACGCGAATGTGCAGGTCTTCACCCTCGAAAAGGATGGGCAGGCCGAGGCGCTGCTGGAGCTCGACTTTCGCAAACCGCCGGAATGCGAGCTGGCCTATTTCGGCCTGACCCCGGCGCTGATCGGGAAGGGAGCGGGCCGCTACCTGATGAACAAGGCGCTCAGCCTCGCCTGGGCGCGGCCGATCTCGCGGCTGACTGTGCATACCTGCACGGCGGACAGCCCGCAGGCGCTGGATTTCTACCAGCGCAGCGGCTTTACGGCTTTCAGGCGGCAGGTTGAAATCGCACCCGATCCACGGCTCGACGGGACATTGCCCCGGGACGCCGCGCGCTGGTTTCCGGCTATCTGACCGGCACGCAGGACTTGCCTGCGGCGCAGTCCTTGACCGCGCGGATCATGCGCGGCTTGGGCGATCCGAAGAGATAGCCGCCGCATGGGTTCGTCGCGATCACGTCCGGCCCGTCCTCGCGCAATTCGACGAAGGCCAGCACATCGACCCCTTCGGGCGCCGAGGCGCACCACGGGCCGATACATTCGACCCGCAGCGTGACCGCGCGTTCGAACGGCAGGCGGAATTCACCGCCCGACAGCGACTTGCCCAGAAAATCGGCAGAGATTTCCGTCACCGGCGGCGTGTTCTGCTGGTTGTCCCAATCGACCTTCGGCATCGCCCTGCGGTCGAAATCAAGCCGTCCGCGCACGATGATGAACCGCGCGTCCGAAGCGTCGGCTTCCAGATAGGCCGCCTCGACCGAATGGGGCAGGCAGGATAGGGCCTGCGCCGCTGCGGGCGACAGGATCACAAGAGCGGCTGCAAGGGCACGGATCATAGATGCTTCCTGAAACGGGCAACGACACGTTCGTAGACGTCGCGTTTGAAAGGGACGATACCGGCCAGCATGTCGTCTGCGTCGATCCAGC
Above is a genomic segment from Sulfitobacter sp. HNIBRBA3233 containing:
- a CDS encoding DMT family transporter, with translation MTQSNNVPLGILLMIVTTFIFAVQDGISRHLAAEYNVLMIVMIRYWFFAAFVIAIAKRRAGGIRAAAKTSQPVLQITRGLLLSTEICVMVAAFTVLGLVESHAVFTCYPLLIAALSGPVLGERVGWRRWAAIGVGFVGVLIILRPGAAVFDPAALIPLLAAAMFAVYGLLTRYAGRRDKTATSFFWTGVVGAVAMTAIGAAFWEPMTRPDWGWMICLCFTGVTGHWLLIRCYEVAEASAVQPFAYLQLVFASLIGISIFGETVSTNVAIGATIIVAAGLFTFWRERVQG
- the mnmD gene encoding tRNA (5-methylaminomethyl-2-thiouridine)(34)-methyltransferase MnmD, which produces MQDQTAELEWREGGVPVSTRFDDPYFSLDNGAAETRHVFLEGNGLPARFRDGFHIAELGFGTGLNFLVALQAFRNAGCAGRLRFTSFEAFAMSMPDLRQALSVWETLPVSVLCDLETFPRRVEGADFVLEVIHGDARGTLPWWEGRADAWFLDGFSPAKNPELWSAELMAQVARHTAAGGTAATYTAAGFVRRGLEEAGFAVERVPGFGRKRHMTKARMT
- the nth gene encoding endonuclease III, whose protein sequence is MEKPSKQLDYHTIRAIMERFRTAEPEPKGELEHVNVYTLVVAVALSAQATDAGVNKATRSLFKIADTPQKMLDLGLEGLTEHIKTIGLFRQKAKNVIKLSQILVDDYGGEVPSSRAALQSLPGVGRKTANVVLNMWWHHPSQAVDTHIFRVGNRTGIAPGKTVETVERAIEDHIPAEYQLHAHHWLILHGRYHCKARKPLCRTCLINDLCQFKEKTE
- a CDS encoding bifunctional helix-turn-helix domain-containing protein/methylated-DNA--[protein]-cysteine S-methyltransferase, with the translated sequence MNDISPPHSPGTSEMAYHYGVIRRAIELIDAAPEPVTLDRLADDMGMSAAHFQRVFSAWAGVSPKRFQQYLMLGHAKALLRDRFTTLDAATSLGLSGTGRLHDLFLRWEAMSPGDYAKGGATLEIFWGWFDSPFGPALVMGTDRGICGLSLAAEVGKPAAMEDLRGRWPAARFTEDPARLRPWVRSAFGLDSSLEKVPLYLIGAPFQIKVWEALLRLPEGQVTTYGTIAEAIGAPKAVRAVGTAVGRNPIGYLIPCHRVLRSTGGLGGYHWGLPMKRAMLAYEGARADSR
- a CDS encoding NAD(P)/FAD-dependent oxidoreductase; amino-acid sequence: MTDLTIRGAGIFGLSIAWAAVQRGARVRVIDPFGPGAGSSGGIVGALAPHVPENWNPKKAFQLDSLLMAERFWAEVAEAGGTDPGYTRSGRLQPIADDAALALARSREGTARTLWQGHAIWEVTDRPADGWAPDSATGKLVRDTLSAHLHPRRACDALVAALTARGADIVRDGPDEGPVVWATGIAGLEALNAGHPRLVGAGVKGQAALLEYDAAGKPQLFADTIHIIPHLDGTVAIGSTSEREYDDLSTDAQLDAVIARARAAVPALSSAPVVARWAGIRPRARSRAPMLGPWPGRPGHFIANGGFKIGFGMAPKVAQVMADLVLDGRDTIPEGFRVEDNL
- a CDS encoding GNAT family N-acetyltransferase translates to MLTDGFHDVAEGHVAVIVTHLEMHALPDLPDATLPDDIAFRRIERPTPEWYRDVFFRVGSQDWLWNERLRMSDKALRDVIQDANVQVFTLEKDGQAEALLELDFRKPPECELAYFGLTPALIGKGAGRYLMNKALSLAWARPISRLTVHTCTADSPQALDFYQRSGFTAFRRQVEIAPDPRLDGTLPRDAARWFPAI
- a CDS encoding NADPH-dependent FMN reductase, whose product is MTHKLIGISGSLRAESFNTKLLREAARLYGDAELTLADINFPLFNEDDEAAHGVPAAVDAVAQQLADADAVLISTTEYNKGPSGALKNALDWISRSDIKPWGGKPLAVMSAAAGRAGGERAQLILRSFMVPFRPKILQGPEIHLANCSDQFDDNGHLKGEIYVKELTELMEALKARVDG
- a CDS encoding lytic transglycosylase domain-containing protein produces the protein MQAMTRLLTALLLICALGSPAVSEQRPRPLGWAMDALRTGDFDAALRIAERDGAAARDVILWHKLRAAAGSYAEVIDFLSRRPDWPSEDYLRRRSEPVVIAEGDAAILSFFETYEAQTPRGVLAHAAALTRADKLGLAQANVVLAWRTLPMDAGEQEAFLQSYGTLLQPHHDARLDAMIWQREYDEARQMYDLVSDDARMAAEVRIALNRRLGNAASLFEDLPEAIQNTGGLNHARFEWRIREGRVEDAKDLMLAASTSAEALGNPAAWGNRRRALARGEMRSGDPERAYAMASRHFLTEGSDYADLEWLSGYIALRFLKDPRRALAHFQNHDSVVESPISQGRAGYWQGRALEVAGDTEGAMAAYRAGADFQTSFYGLLAAERAGVPFPDKLKGLPPEQDWRSSPLARAPLFEAGLLLQASGELDLAERFWTHLAGQLMEDDLHLLGQAAIDAGQPHIAVMIGKRAAQRGLEIAAPYYALHPLKDADLPMAPEMSLAIARRESEFDPDVQSSVGARGLMQLMPATAREVAQGLGILPQHTTDRLTADPVYNARLGSQYLSELAGRFNGNVVMMSAGYNAGPSRPIRWMEDYGDPRDGDIDIVDWIEMIPFRETQNYVMRVTESLPIYRARLGREALPIPFYEELIGSTLNAFAPEGE
- a CDS encoding OmpA family protein, coding for MTFTKSTLAASMAGIVALAGCTDPNGSILAQPGDPNQKAKNGALIGAASGAVIGALSKGDGNRDQGALQGAIIGGALGAGVGYSLDRQEAELRRQMDARVVITNTGDRLIVTLPQDITFNTDSAAVSPGIQGDLAALAQNVQVYKNSTLQIIGHTDSDGEAAYNQQLSESRARAVAAVLTSNGVPGSRIQTFGRGESQPVASNLTPEGKRQNRRVEIVILPNPA
- a CDS encoding adenosine kinase: MKTYDIVGIGNAVVDVITHADNAFLDNMGIEKGIMQLIEQDRAEILYGAMGERIETPGGAAANTIAGAGALGMQAAFIGRVRDDGLGRFYASAMTDHGIDFVNPPVADGDAPTSRSMIFVTPDGERSMNTYLGISTGLSSADVPQNVTGNAKIMFLEGYLFDRDEGKTAFRQAARSAKAGGGKAGIAISDPFCVERHRSDFLHMIENDLDFVIGNEAEIKSLFETEDLEEALSRTTEICKTVVCTRSGDGVTAIEGFKRVDVPVTRVVPVDATGAGDQFAAGFLFGMAQGRDLEVCARMGNLCAAEVISHVGPRPERDMLAEFRTAGLI
- a CDS encoding VOC family protein, which translates into the protein MKPALDSLDHLVLTVADIDTTCAFYRDVLGMTAQVFTVADGTTRHALRFGAMKINLHLHGAEFEPKAAQVQPGSADLCFLSSAPLSDWLSHLRETGITVEEGPVPRTGATGPLVSIYLRDPDGNLIEIANRV